A window from Rhea pennata isolate bPtePen1 chromosome 1, bPtePen1.pri, whole genome shotgun sequence encodes these proteins:
- the GPR37 gene encoding prosaposin receptor GPR37 — MRPRGAALALLCQLLGAWAAGALAPGPAGGLQARPEPAGRSPPAPTLLGPALPGRGALPGGGQRGAAGAEGAAGPGGTCAACGAAAGRWRARSERGAGAAAGRGAAAGGPRWLPLNGSARDGAEGSAGARGNGTGRRARLRNPFYPLTEESYGAYAVMCLSVVIFGIGIMGNMAVMCIVCHNYYMRSISNSLLANLAFWDFLIVFFCLPLVIFQELTKKWLLEDFSCKIVPYIEVASLGVTTFTLCALCIDRFRAATNVQMYYEMIENCTSTTAKLAVIWVGALLLALPEVVLRQLTKEDAEYSGSPPGERCVVKISTALPDTIYVLALTYDGARLWWYFGCYFCLPTLFTITCSLVTARKIRRAEKACTRGNKRQIQLESQMNCTVVALTILYGFCIIPENICNIVTAYMSTGVSRQTMDLLHLISQFLLFFKSCVTPVLLFCLCKPFSRAFMECCCCCCDECVQKSSTVTSDDNDNEYTTELELSPFSTIRREMSTFASVGTHC; from the exons AtgcggccccgcggcgctgccctcgccctgctctgccagctgctgggGGCCTGGGCTGCCGGCGCCCTGGCCCCCGGGCCGGCCGGCGGGCTGCAGGCGCGCCCGGAGCCCGCCGGCCGCTCGCCGCCGGCCCCGACGCTGCTCGGCCCGGCTCtgcccgggcgcggggccctTCCCGGCGGGGGACAgcggggggccgccggcgcggagggagccgcggggccgggcggcacCTGCGCTgcctgcggggcggcggccgggcggtggcgggcgcggagcgagcgcggagccggcgcggcggcggggaggggcgcggcggcgggcggcccgcgcTGGCTGCCGCTGAACGGCTCGGCCCGCGACGGCGCCgagggcagcgccggggcccgcggcaACGGCAccgggcgccgcgcccggcTCCGCAACCCCTTCTACCCGCTGACCGAGGAGTCGTACGGCGCCTACGCCGTCATGTGCCTCTCCGTGGTGATCTTCGGCATCGGCATCATGGGCAACATGGCAGTGATGTGCATCGTCTGCCACAACTACTACATGCGGAGCATCTCCAACTCCCTGCTGGCCAACCTGGCCTTCTGGGACTTCCTCATCGTCTTCTTCTGCCTGCCGCTGGTCATCTTCCAGGAGCTCACCAAGAAGTGGCTCCTAGAAGACTTCTCCTGCAAAATCGTCCCGTACATCGAG GTAGCCTCCCTTGGAGTCACCACATTCACACTGTGTGCCCTCTGCATAGATCGCTTTCGTGCTGCCACCAACGTGCAGATGTATTATGAGATGATAGAAAACTGTACGTCGACGACAGCCAAGCTGGCTGTTATATGGGTGGGTGCGCTGCTCTTGGCCCTTCCGGAGGTAGTGCTGCGCCAGCTGACCAAGGAAGATGCCGAATACAGCGGCAGCCCACCAGGAGAGCGGTGTGTGGTGAAGATCTCCACTGCACTGCCTGATACTATCTATGTGTTGGCTCTCACGTATGATGGGGCAAGACTCTGGTGGTACTTTGGCTGCTATTTTTGTTTGCCTACTCTTTTCACTATTACTTGCTCCCTGGTAACAGCAAGGAAAATCAGGAGGGCAGAAAAGGCCTGCACAAGAGGGAACAAGCGGCAAATTCAGCTAGAAAGTCAGATGAACTGCACAGTGGTGGCTTTAACCATTTTATATGGGTTTTGCATCATTCCTGAAAACATCTGCAACATTGTGACTGCCTACATGTCTACAGGGGTCTCTCGGCAGACTATGGATCTCCTCCATCTCATTAGTCAgttccttttgttctttaagTCCTGTGTTACCCCAGTTCTCCTTTTCTGCCTCTGTAAACCTTTCAGCCGGGCCTTTATGGAgtgttgttgttgctgctgtgaTGAATGCGTCCAGAAATCTTCAACAGTGACAAGCGATGACAATGACAATGAATACACCACAGAACTGGAGCTCTCCCCTTTCAGTACCATCCGCCGCGAAATGTCAACTTTCGCCTCTGTGGGGACTCACTGCTAA